The nucleotide window TTTGTTGTCTTTTAGCGTGCCAAACCTGTACATCGTAAGCGATGGTAGAAGCCACCAGAATAGATGAATAAGTACCGGTTACAACACCGATCAGCAACGCGAATACAAAGCCCCGGATCACATCACCACCGAAGATGAAGATCGCCAGCAATACCAGGATCACACTCACCGTGGTATTGATAGTACGGCGCAGGGTGTGGTTCATAGCATCATCCATCAACGAGCTGATCTCACGTTTCGGGTACAGCTTGATAAATTCACGAATACGGTCGAAGATTACCACCGTATCATTGATGGAGAACCCGATAACCGTCAGGATCGCGGCAATAAATGCCTGGTCGATTTCGAGCGAGAATGGCATAATACTGTAGAGCAACGAATAGAGCCCCAGTACCACCACCACGTCGTGAATCAACGAAACCAAAGCTCCGATAGAGAACGTGTAGCTTGGGAAACGAAGGAAAATGTAAAGAGCAATACCAAATACAGCGAGAACGATCGCCCAGATAGCAGCTACTTTAATATCTTCAGCCACAGCAGGTCCAACCTTCTGAGAACTTACGATATGTTTTTTCACAAACTGATCTCTTGTAATATTACCTCCCAACATAGGTTTCAAGCTGGTGTATAGTTTTGTTTCGATTTCATCATCCACCGAAGCCGACCGATTGGTAATTTCATAGTTTGTAGAAACACGGACTTCTTTTCCGCTGGTTCCAATTGCAATTACATTTACATTACCGCCAAATGCACCTTTCAGTATCGTACGAAGATTTTCGGCATCAACCGGTTGGTCGAATGCAACCTGATAGTTACGTCCACCACTAAAGTCAATACCCTGACTCAAACCTCGGGTAGCCAGTGAACCAACACAGACCAAAAGAACAATACCAGAAACAACATACCATGTTTTACGCATTCCGATAAAGTCGATATTCGGGTGCAATAACCAGTGTTTGGTCAAACGGGTAGTAAACGAGATATCTTCTCTTCCTTCTTTTTCCAGGAATAGTTCAAAAAAGATATGTGTAAGGAACACCATACAGAAGAAAGAGGTAATGATACCAATAATCAACGTAGTGGCAAAACCTTTGATCGGTCCTGATCCAAATGCGAAGAGGATAATACCAACCAGTAAGTGAGTAGCATTTGAGTCGACAATTGCAGACAAAGCATGTTTGTAACCATCGGCAACCGCTTTACGCAGATTTTTGCCAGCTTCTTTTTCTTCACGAATACGTTCGTTGATCAACACGTTGGCATCGACCGCAAACCCAAGCGTCAGCACGATACCGGCAATACCCGGCATAGTCAATACTGCTTTGAAGGAAGCAAGAATACCCATGATGAAGAGCACGTTTAGAATCAGAGCTCCATTGGCAACTAAGCCAGGTATCCATCCGTAATAGAAGATCATAAAGATCAGGATCAGGACAAACGCAATCACAAACGAGATAAGACCCGCGTTGATTGATTTTTGACCCAATGACGGACCAACGTTGTCGGCTTGTACGATGTGTGCCGGAGCAGGCATACGACCTGACTTCAACACGTTTGCCAAGTCCTTGGCTTCTTCAACTGTGAAGTGACCTGAAATCTGGCTACGACCGCCGGTGATTTCCTGGTTAACAACCGGAGCTGAATAAACATAGTTATCAAGTACGATAGCTACGCATTTGCCAACGTTTTGTTTTGTAAGGATTGCCCATGTGTTTGCTCCTTTGGAGTTCATGGTCATGTCCACGATAGCGTTTGAACCGTATTGACCGTAGTCATCTTTTGCGTCGGTTACAACGTCACCCTGAAGTGCAGGACCTTGTTTGGTGGTGCTCTTCAAAGCATACAGCTCAAAATACTGACCTTGTTTGTCAATTGCCTTAACACCCCATTTCAAAGCTAGATCCGAAGGGAATTTGCCACGAATCTGAGGATTGCGCAAGTATGATCCGATAGTTGAAGTATCTGCAGCAAGAGCTACACCTACACGGGGAGAAGCTCCCTGAGGATCGATACCCTGCAAAAGACCGAACAACGGATTTTTCTTTTTGAATTCGGCAATATTTTGTTGATTACCTTTATCAGCTGTCGGTTTTTCTTTTTTCTTGATCAAAGCAGCAAGCGAATCTTCTTTTGAAGTACCGGCAGGTTTCTGAGCTTTAGCTTCGGCTGTTGCCTTAGCAGGAGCGCCTACAGCAGGAACTGTGTCGGTTTTAGCTTTACCTCCGTTTGCAAGGATTGCAGGCAACGAACTGTTTGCATCTTCCAATGCGCTGTAGATTTCAGCCACATTATAAGTTTCCCAGAATTCGAGGTTTGCTGTTCCCTGAAGAAGTTTGCGAACACGTTCCGGATCTTTTACACCAGGAAGTTCAACAAGGATACGACCTGATTTTTCCAGTTTCTGAATGTTCGGTTGAACCACACCAAAACGGTCGATACGCGTACGGAGCACGTTGAATGAGTTGTTGATTGCACTTTCAACATCTTTTCTCAACACAGCCATAACCTGATCGTTGGTTGCACTCAAAGGAATTTGATCTTTCTTATCGTATGTGCTGAATATAGTAGACAGCTTAGCATTAGGATCAAGTTCGAGGTATGCGTTTTTGAACAACGTCAAAAAGTCTGTCTGGCTGGTAGCCTGACGTTGAATTGCCATATCGATGGCTTTGTTGAAATTTTGCGGAGGATTAGGAACTGTAAGAGAGCGGAGAATATCGGCCTGCGATACTTCCAATACTACGTTCATACCACCTTTCAAGTCAAGACCAAGGTTAATTTCCTTGTCCATACACTCTTTGTAGGTATACCCAAACCACACCTTGGTGGGTGCGATAGAATCGAGATACCTTTTGTAAAGCGCGCTATCGACTTCGTTTGTCCCCGGTTTCGTCGCAAATGCCAAAGCAGCTTTATTGTAATGATTTGTCACAAAGCTGAATGACAAATAGAAGAAACAGACAAGCAAAAGCAACACGGCTAGAACCTGAACAAATCCTTTGTTTTGCATGTTTAACTATTTTAAATACATATAACTAATTGATAGAATTTCCAAATTATTTTGAGCCTGCAAATATAGCGATTTTTTAATAAGCCCAAAATGAGTTAAAAAAGAATTTTTAGCGCCCACTAAGTTACCCTTTTTGACGAGAAGTAAGAACTTTTTTGTGCGCTAGAGTACAATGTTTGGTTCTAAAATATATTTCTCGCGCAAAACTTGTCCCACAATGCGGGAGCCGAAAAG belongs to Paludibacter jiangxiensis and includes:
- the secDF gene encoding protein translocase subunit SecDF, encoding MQNKGFVQVLAVLLLLVCFFYLSFSFVTNHYNKAALAFATKPGTNEVDSALYKRYLDSIAPTKVWFGYTYKECMDKEINLGLDLKGGMNVVLEVSQADILRSLTVPNPPQNFNKAIDMAIQRQATSQTDFLTLFKNAYLELDPNAKLSTIFSTYDKKDQIPLSATNDQVMAVLRKDVESAINNSFNVLRTRIDRFGVVQPNIQKLEKSGRILVELPGVKDPERVRKLLQGTANLEFWETYNVAEIYSALEDANSSLPAILANGGKAKTDTVPAVGAPAKATAEAKAQKPAGTSKEDSLAALIKKKEKPTADKGNQQNIAEFKKKNPLFGLLQGIDPQGASPRVGVALAADTSTIGSYLRNPQIRGKFPSDLALKWGVKAIDKQGQYFELYALKSTTKQGPALQGDVVTDAKDDYGQYGSNAIVDMTMNSKGANTWAILTKQNVGKCVAIVLDNYVYSAPVVNQEITGGRSQISGHFTVEEAKDLANVLKSGRMPAPAHIVQADNVGPSLGQKSINAGLISFVIAFVLILIFMIFYYGWIPGLVANGALILNVLFIMGILASFKAVLTMPGIAGIVLTLGFAVDANVLINERIREEKEAGKNLRKAVADGYKHALSAIVDSNATHLLVGIILFAFGSGPIKGFATTLIIGIITSFFCMVFLTHIFFELFLEKEGREDISFTTRLTKHWLLHPNIDFIGMRKTWYVVSGIVLLVCVGSLATRGLSQGIDFSGGRNYQVAFDQPVDAENLRTILKGAFGGNVNVIAIGTSGKEVRVSTNYEITNRSASVDDEIETKLYTSLKPMLGGNITRDQFVKKHIVSSQKVGPAVAEDIKVAAIWAIVLAVFGIALYIFLRFPSYTFSIGALVSLIHDVVVVLGLYSLLYSIMPFSLEIDQAFIAAILTVIGFSINDTVVIFDRIREFIKLYPKREISSLMDDAMNHTLRRTINTTVSVILVLLAIFIFGGDVIRGFVFALLIGVVTGTYSSILVASTIAYDVQVWHAKRQQKKKLA